In Eupeodes corollae chromosome X, idEupCoro1.1, whole genome shotgun sequence, the following proteins share a genomic window:
- the LOC129953335 gene encoding ras-related protein Rap1: MREYKIVVLGSGGVGKSALTVQFVQGIFVEKYDPTIEDSYRKQVEVDGQQCMLEILDTAGTEQFTAMRDLYMKNGQGFVLVYSITAQSTFNDLQDLREQILRVKDTDDVPMVLVGNKCDLEDERVVGKDLGKSLATQFNCAFMETSAKAKINVNDIFYDLVRQINKKSPEKKLKQKKKSICVIL, encoded by the exons ATGCGTGAATATAAAATTGTGGTTCTTGGCAGTGGGGGTGTTGGAAAATCAGCATTAACAGTACAATTTGTTCAA ggTATTTTCGTAGAAAAATATGATCCTACAATTGAAGACAGTTACAGAAAACAAGTTGAAGTAGACGGCCAACAGTGTATGTTGGAGATTCTGGACACTGCTGGAACT GAACAATTTACAGCAATGAGAGATTTGTACATGAAAAACGGTCaaggttttgttttagtttattcAATAACAGCACAATCAACATTTAATGATCTACAAGATCTGCGGGAACAAATTTTAAGAGTTAAG gACACAGACGATGTTCCTATGGTACTAGTAGGAAACAAATGTGATTTGGAAGATGAACGTGTAGTTGGCAAAGATTTAGGAAAAAGTCTTGCAACACAATTCAACTGTGCTTTCATGGAAACATCTGCCAAAGCTAAAATTAACGTAAACGAT attttcTATGATTTAGTAcgacaaattaacaaaaaatcgcCCGAgaagaaacttaaacaaaagaaaaaatcaatttgtgtcatcctataa